ctacaagaccttcaggAAGAAcatcatttgtgtttttaattttggtctttgttcatttatagaagtttgtcaaaatatttgttttatggtttctcctgaaattttttgttctctcttctatagctgttctatcatccagagcagtgtggtttcttacaataggcattaggttctttgaTTGCTCtaggaaggagtttcttccacaATGTCAGGAAATGGTtgaactgaatttgacatgggggcctgcgAGAGGCCCCCCCAAATtgtttcccagcaaccacatggtggctcacacatatctctgatgtccccttctggcataaagttgcacatgcagatagagcactcatacataaataataaaatctttaaaaaaaaatgactttttaaattgaCATTATGGAACTCTCATCTAAATTAATTATACTCTCATTTAATTGCTCCTTCTTCAAACTGTCCAATGtattatcatacagagacctaacttcctccattgtaatagtgtttcccattctTTAATGTGGAGAAAAAATTCTAATTCcttcctttaagaattcccagttgacgggctggagagatggctcagaggttaagagcactggctgttcttccagaggtcctgagttcaattcccagcaaccacgtggtggctcacaaccatctgtaatgagatttggtgccctcttctgtatacataataaataaataatcttaaaaaaaaaaaaaagagttcccagttgtctcaccaaatctgtcAATGATACGATTCAGATGATGATGGAGTGTGGGGCTGACCGCTCTGCGTAGAACAGAAGCCTGAGCGattttcaaggcagctacctagtttgGCAACAGCCAGAGGAGGGGTACAGGGCAAGCCCATAACCCACTGGGAGAGAAGCaagagccagctgtctgcacAGGGGATGTGTAAAAGCTTCGGACTCCCCTGGTTTTTGGAGCCCCAAGGCCTATGGAGTTTGCCGCAGAGAGGCTGCAGAAGACAAATCCCACCTCTCTCAGAGGcttgaggaaaaggaaggaaaactttAGCCGGAGGGGTAGTGGCCCTGGTGGAGGGGTAGTGGCCCCGGTGGAGGGGTAGTGGCCCCGGTGGAGGGGTAGTGGCCCCGGTGGAGGGGTAGTGGCCTCGGTTGCCTGCAGCTCAGGcaccacaggcaagcagctttttcatgaattgaGGCCCAAAAATCTGGATGCCagatgttgcacaaatcctaattgatcttaataaaaacccagagccagatagtggtgtgaatgctgaaagatcagagaggcaaaggagcaggccacagccacctctcacctcgccaactcctcagcctgaaaggggtgaGCTCCTGTGTCCTCCCGCCTTACATTCCTCTCTCCGCCCAACCATcttgcttcctgtctccacctccctagtgctgggattaaaggcctgtgcctcccaagcactgggatcaaaggcatgagatcccaagtgctgggatcaaagatgtgtgccaccactgcctggcttctatggctaACTAGCGGCTAGCTAcctgatctccaggcaggctttatttgttagagcacaaataaaatatcaacacaggAGATAATGTTAGACGTAAGAAAAACTTTATTTCCATATGGTGCTGGGGTAGGGTGAAGACGTGCAGGGACATCCAGTCCCCACCCTATAGCTGCTGGGATGGCCTGAGGATGTAGAGAAAGTGTGTCTTTCGTATAGGCAGCTTGGCGTGTTGGGGGACATGGACCCcttcctcaaagttgtcctcatGGGCGCCCCCACGGAGCCCATCCCGGATGGCCTGCAGGCGATGTCGCTTTTCTATGAGCCAGCGGCTCCCATCCTCCACATCAGGCTGCGTCCTCCGCCTTGGCAGCTTCATGATCCAGAAAGCCACCCGCCGGGGCTCTGGGTGCAAACTGTCTGTGGCCTTCGGCACAGGCACCAGAGTCTCTTTCTCCTCCACTTTGGGCACCTGGTAATGTGAGGCACAGGGAGATCCCGGTCAAATGCCATACAGCACATCCAAGAAGCTGGGCCACCTCAACCTATATCTCAGCTCACTTAGTGCTTTTGGGGcagacatttctgttttctgtctggcCTGCTGCATTCTTTATGTAATAAATACGTTTGTTTatcatttagtttttaaagacttatttttatgtgcattagtgttttgtctttatgtatgtctatgtgaggataccagattccctagaactggagttatagttgtgagctgccatgtgggtgctgggaattgaacctggatcctctggaagagcagccagtgctcttaaccactgaaccatcattCCAGCatacaaatttgtttttaaacttccaCCATTGccttagagatttattttatcttacatttgCAAGGGTGTGCCTGAATGCTAAGTGTGTGCACCCCTTGCATGCATCAGTAGtgcccttgcagaggacaggagctgagttcccagcacccatgtcaaacaTCTCCCAGGCTCATCTAACtcgtctgatgccctcttctggccactgtatggctaatatatataaaaaaattcattttattttattttttatgtacccTCATTGGTGTGAGagtgttaggtcccctggaactggatttacagttatgagctgccatgtggatgctaggaattgaacctgggtcctctggaaaaacagccagtactcttaaccaaaAGCATTAGCTGGGtcgtggtggtgcatacctttgatcccagcactcaggaggcagaagcagcagaaaaatctctgtgagttccaggccagcctggtctacagagtgagttccaggccaatcagggtTACATGGAAAAAATGTgtctccaaaaatcaaaacaaacaaaaaagaaagcattaagtttggtgtggtggttcacatttagaatcccagcatttaggaggtagagatAGAAATGTTGGGTGACTCTAAATTAAAAGCCTTAAATTATGtcattgtggtggcacatgcctttaaaaccagcatctaggagacagaggcaggtggatctcagagttggAGGTCAGTCTGCAAatacaagcaagttccaggacgtcagggctacataggaagatcctatctcaaaaaaccaaaaccccaaaccaaaccacactCCTGTTCTGAAATTCCTCTAACCTCAGTTGGGCTTGATGGTGCAGGCCTGTTTTCCCAGTTACCTGTAGGTTGAAGCAGGGCATTGAAAgctcagggtcagcctgggctgtggagTGAAACCCCAGCTCAAGAAAAGGCTCTGTCAGTAGAGTGAGTGTCTGTgctcaatccccagcattcaGGTAACAGCCAGGGGCTGCAACGCATGCTCGTATTGGCCACACATGGCGGCGGGTAGGGCAGAGACCGGAGGATCCCGGGGTTTGCTGACCGGCCAGCTTAACTTAATGGATGATCTTCAGGTTtggtgagaaaccctgtccccccaaaATAAGCTAGAGGCCTGTTGTGGTGTccgacacctttaatcccagcactcaagaggttaaTTGTGGTGGAGGCAgggcagtctctgtgagttcaaggctagccagggctacacaatgagaccctgtggAAAGTGATTGAtacttacctttaatcccagcactggaggcagaggcaggcagatctctgtgagttccaggccagcctggtctacagagcgagatccagaacagccaccaaaactacacagagaaaccctgtctcaaaaaacaaaaacaaaaacaaaaaacaaaaaaacaaaaacaaaacaaaaaaacagaacttAACACCTACTTGGGCATCCCCATGtatgtacatagacacacacacaaaccaaactaaatcaaaataaacaaaacccctcCGAGATGTGCCCTGTATTCTGGAATTAGTGGACTTCTCAAAGACTGAAGTTCACAAAGCTATGGGAGACCCTAAAACTCTCTGAGAAGACCAAAACACTTTCTGAGGGCTTTgtatttgtttagagacagggtcctgatatgtaaccctggctggcctggcaccggctttttttttttttttttttttttaagatttatttattatgtacacagaagagggcaccagacctcattacagatgttgtgagctaccatgtgggtgctgggaattgaactcaggatctctggaagagcagtcggtgctcttaaccgctgagccatctctccagcccgtggcACCtgctttatagatcaggctggtctctaactcagagattctcttgcctctggcCTAAAAttatggcaattctcctgcctcggccttcgAAGTACTGGGACCACCTGTGTTTACAACCTATTGACCTGTCCCTTTTGACACTTGTCACACTGAGCCCCAGAAATTTTGAGGATATTCCATGTACAGAGTGTTCACTGGCTAATTTTAAGTACCAGCTTGCCACagcctagaattacctgggaagagacCCTGATGGGGAATTCACTAGATCAAggttgttaattgatgtgggaagaccacgtcccctgtgggcagcaccactccCTAGTGGGTCCTGAACCCCCTAAGACAGGACAAAGCAAGCAAAGATGTGTTTTTTCTCTCCTGACAGTCGAAATGAATGATGTAGAAAGTTCCCCTCCTGAAGGGCTGTACACCAGGCCCTTCCTTCCCTACGCCGCTTTCGACTGGAGTGTTTTAGACGGTAACAGAAGGGAAGCCGGAACAGTGTGGCACAGTGGACCTCCTCGACTACAGAAAAATGCTGAGTCCTGGGTACCCGGGGATGCGGCAGGGCCTCACCTTCCAGGCCCCTTCTGTGTTCCCCTCTGGTTCAATGGAGGCCACCACCTTCTCAGAGACGAGCACCTCCCCTGTCTCGTTATCAGTCACCTGTGAGGATCACACAAGGGTCAGAGCCAGCCTGTCAGGAAGGGCAGCATGATGGGTGGCAGTGAGAATTCGGGAAGGACTGTCCTGGTGAGGCACCTTGTCTATCTGCAGGTGGCTGGAGAGGGTATGGTTCCCCATTCTGTGCTCCTGGTTCTCTTCCTGATGGAAGTTCTTGGGAAGGTCCCGGAAGTCCACGGGGGAGGAGAAGAAGTTGTCCAGGTCTCGCAGTAGGTCATCCTAGGCCAGAGGGAGACagtgtgtgcaccactgcactTCCAGGGTGTCCCGAGGCCTTGCTCCAAGTCAGTCCATCCCTTTCTCCCTtgctcctcccatccccagggcctcttgccaccatgcctgtctgtctttctgtcctagTGCCTTGCTGTTCTTGCCCCTTGCATGTCCTGACTACCATGTCCTGGCTCTTTTCTCTACCCATCACCCCAAACATACTGGGCAGGCAGGCTGGGGGCCCCTTCCTGGGGGCcctacctctgagccacaccctcagccactgcaccccagccctcttttatgtatgtattttgactgggtctcactgtgtagctctgactgacctggaatagatatgcagaccaagctggtctcaaactcagtgtCCTGACTTTACCTCCCAAGTGTAgcgctttttattttttgaaacagggtttgaCTAAAGCTGCCTgggctgaccttaaactttttattttttttttttttcacttgttggGATTTCTTGTGACCTGCTACTTGGGATGACCAGCTTTCAGCCCCAGGCCCAGCTTCTCTTCCTATTTTGTGTTGTCCTGCATCATCTGTCTGTTCAGCCCACTACCTTACAATCCTGCTTTTCTTGGAGATAAAGTCTCGTGTATCCTAGGCCTCAGACTTCCTATGTGGGAGAAGGTGGTTTGGACTCTgttcccctgcctccatctcctgagtgctggtgtaaCCGTGCTGGGCAATCCAGCCCAGGCCGTGTGCATGCTCGACAATCACTCCATCCTCTGAGACTCAACTCCAGACCTCTCTGTTCTGTTGCCACCCCAAGCCCTGCCATCACTCACTTTTAGGAACAGTCGGCTGAAGCTTTGAAGAAGACTCTGAAGGCCCAGAAACCCGGAGTTGCCCTCCTGAGGGTCGGCATCATGGATCGGGGCAGCAGAGGAGGACACGAAGGCTGaggtgagcagcagcagcaggacccCCAGTCGACACATCGCGGGTGGGTGGGAGGCTGTGACAGGGCAGTTTCAGATTCAACGATCACCCCTCGGGGGCCCCTTCCCGGGCCCCGC
The sequence above is drawn from the Peromyscus leucopus breed LL Stock chromosome 1, UCI_PerLeu_2.1, whole genome shotgun sequence genome and encodes:
- the Dkkl1 gene encoding dickkopf-like protein 1, translated to MCRLGVLLLLLTSAFVSSSAAPIHDADPQEGNSGFLGLQSLLQSFSRLFLKDDLLRDLDNFFSSPVDFRDLPKNFHQEENQEHRMGNHTLSSHLQIDKVTDNETGEVLVSEKVVASIEPEGNTEGAWKVPKVEEKETLVPVPKATDSLHPEPRRVAFWIMKLPRRRTQPDVEDGSRWLIEKRHRLQAIRDGLRGGAHEDNFEEGVHVPQHAKLPIRKTHFLYILRPSQQL